In Acidovorax sp. 106, the following proteins share a genomic window:
- a CDS encoding magnesium transporter CorA family protein, with protein MRIFHIHSSGVTELPELPAQAPAQGFLWIAVARPAFQARLLEIQSALQTLVGLQLVDLHVSDLLNAQLPSHYDYTSQYDLLVFRRLATASASIDAEGASQATPPRKPTGPLVLRRLDTSPVGFAVFDHVLLTVHPSDCTVREAYASKLLATAPGAPAEQREGRANPIPGSRLPASPADLMLRVVNLMVDGYLDLRRELTRQLDHWQTELLRPRARHVNWSSLLDARLSLHQLDEICEDQRSAVQDWIDALETWAQPDSPTGQRELDLLKVRSRDVLEHIERVVHHVRRLEQSTETAVQMHFSVQGNRTNDIMRTLTALTAVFLPLNLIAGIFGMNFEFIPLIHKADGFWWAMGAMASIALALVLLFWRKRYLARTGHA; from the coding sequence ATGCGCATCTTCCACATCCACAGCAGCGGCGTGACTGAGCTGCCCGAGCTGCCAGCCCAGGCCCCTGCCCAGGGCTTTCTGTGGATTGCCGTGGCCCGCCCGGCCTTTCAGGCGCGCCTGCTGGAGATCCAGAGCGCCCTGCAAACCCTGGTGGGACTGCAACTGGTGGACTTGCATGTGTCGGACCTGCTGAACGCGCAGCTGCCCTCGCACTACGACTACACCTCGCAGTACGACCTGCTGGTGTTCCGCCGCCTGGCCACGGCCAGCGCCAGCATCGATGCCGAAGGCGCCAGCCAAGCCACACCGCCCCGCAAGCCGACCGGCCCGCTGGTACTGCGGCGCCTGGACACCAGCCCCGTGGGCTTTGCGGTGTTTGACCACGTGCTGCTCACGGTGCACCCCAGCGACTGCACAGTGCGCGAGGCCTATGCGAGCAAGCTGCTGGCCACCGCGCCCGGTGCCCCTGCAGAGCAGCGCGAAGGCCGCGCCAACCCCATCCCCGGCTCGCGCCTGCCCGCCAGCCCCGCCGACCTGATGCTGCGCGTGGTCAACCTGATGGTGGACGGCTACCTGGACCTGCGCCGCGAGCTGACGCGCCAGCTCGACCACTGGCAAACCGAGCTGCTCAGGCCCCGGGCCCGGCATGTCAACTGGAGCTCGCTGCTGGATGCGCGCCTGTCGCTGCACCAGCTCGATGAAATCTGCGAAGACCAGCGCAGCGCCGTGCAAGACTGGATCGATGCACTGGAGACCTGGGCCCAGCCCGACTCGCCCACAGGGCAGCGCGAGCTGGACCTGCTCAAGGTGCGCAGCCGTGACGTGCTCGAACACATCGAGCGCGTGGTGCACCACGTACGCCGACTCGAGCAAAGCACCGAAACCGCCGTGCAGATGCACTTTTCGGTACAAGGCAACCGCACCAACGACATCATGCGCACCCTCACGGCACTCACCGCCGTGTTCCTACCGCTGAACCTGATCGCAGGCATCTTTGGCATGAACTTCGAGTTCATCCCCCTCATCCACAAAGCCGACGGCTTCTGGTGGGCCATGGGCGCCATGGCGTCCATTGCGCTGGCACTGGTCTTGCTTTTCTGGCGCAAGCGCTACCTGGCGCGCACTGGCCACGCCTGA
- the hemB gene encoding porphobilinogen synthase, whose translation MHLQTSAPFPQNRPRRLRRDAFTRRLVRENAVSVNDLIYPVFVHEGTQQRETVASMPGVDRLSLDLLLPVAEDCVKLGIPVMALFPAIDPSLKTPDGQEARNPEGLIPRVVRALKKEFPDLGVMTDVALDPYTSHGQDGVLDDTGYIINDQTVEILTAQALTHAEAGVDIVAPSDMMDGRIGAIREALEVQGHIHTRIMAYSAKYASAFYGPFRDAVGTRGALGKADKNVYQMDPGNSDEALREVALDIAEGADMVMVKPGMPYLDIVRRVKDEFRVPTFAYQVSGEYAMIKAAAQNGWLDHDAVMMESLLAFKRAGADGVLTYFARDAARLLSK comes from the coding sequence ATGCACCTCCAGACCTCCGCCCCCTTCCCGCAAAACCGCCCCCGCCGCCTGCGCCGCGACGCTTTCACGCGCCGCCTGGTGCGCGAAAACGCGGTGTCGGTCAACGACCTGATCTACCCCGTGTTCGTGCACGAAGGCACGCAGCAGCGCGAGACCGTGGCGTCCATGCCCGGCGTAGACCGCCTGAGCCTGGACCTGTTGCTGCCCGTGGCCGAAGACTGCGTGAAGCTGGGCATCCCGGTGATGGCGCTGTTCCCAGCGATTGACCCGTCGCTCAAAACCCCTGACGGGCAAGAAGCACGCAACCCCGAAGGCCTGATCCCGCGCGTGGTGCGGGCGCTGAAGAAAGAATTCCCAGACCTGGGCGTGATGACCGACGTGGCGCTGGACCCCTACACCAGCCACGGCCAGGACGGCGTGCTGGACGACACCGGCTACATCATCAATGACCAGACGGTCGAAATCCTCACCGCCCAGGCCCTCACGCATGCCGAGGCGGGCGTGGACATCGTCGCCCCCAGCGACATGATGGACGGCCGCATTGGCGCCATCCGCGAGGCGCTGGAGGTGCAAGGCCACATCCACACCCGCATCATGGCCTACAGCGCCAAGTACGCCAGCGCCTTCTACGGCCCCTTCCGCGACGCCGTCGGCACCCGCGGCGCCCTGGGCAAAGCCGACAAGAATGTCTACCAGATGGACCCCGGCAACAGCGACGAAGCCCTGCGCGAAGTGGCGCTGGACATTGCCGAAGGCGCAGACATGGTGATGGTGAAACCCGGCATGCCGTACCTGGACATCGTGCGCCGGGTGAAGGACGAGTTCCGCGTGCCCACCTTCGCCTACCAGGTGAGCGGCGAGTACGCCATGATCAAAGCCGCCGCGCAAAACGGCTGGCTCGACCACGACGCCGTGATGATGGAAAGCCTGCTGGCCTTCAAGCGCGCGGGCGCCGATGGCGTGCTGACCTACTTTGCGCGCGACGCAGCACGATTGCTATCGAAATAA
- a CDS encoding VanZ family protein, with amino-acid sequence MHKTSAWPLATSYVALIVFASLFPFTGWRAQGLEPWVFLMAPLPPPYWTGFDVTSNLIGYAPLGFLLALALLRTGWAWGAVWLAFAAGTLLSLSMEFLQIYLPRRVPSNLDLVLNAVGSLVGALVAAVLERLGAIDRWSHFRDRWFVPDARGALVLLALWPAALLFPAGVPFGLGQVLERLEAAVELALEDTPFLEWLPAREAVLEPLSPGGEVLCVMLGLLVPCLLGYCVIRHVGRRAVFAFAALAVGVVATALSAALSWGPVHAWGWLDEPVRVGVWAAAGVAVLLLMLPRRAGAAVLLVALVWHLGVLNQAPTSVYFAQTLQQWEQGRFIRFYGLGQWLGWLWPYVTLLYVLVRVSRRDTQT; translated from the coding sequence GTGCACAAGACCTCTGCCTGGCCTTTGGCGACCAGTTATGTCGCCTTGATCGTTTTTGCCAGCCTGTTTCCCTTCACCGGCTGGCGTGCCCAGGGGCTGGAGCCTTGGGTGTTCCTCATGGCGCCCTTGCCGCCGCCGTACTGGACGGGGTTTGACGTCACCTCCAACCTGATCGGTTACGCCCCGCTGGGCTTTTTGCTGGCACTGGCGCTGTTGCGCACCGGCTGGGCGTGGGGCGCGGTGTGGCTGGCCTTTGCTGCGGGCACCCTGCTGTCGTTGTCGATGGAGTTTTTGCAGATTTACCTACCTCGGCGCGTTCCCTCCAACCTGGATTTGGTGCTCAACGCGGTGGGGTCGTTGGTCGGTGCCTTGGTGGCGGCGGTGCTGGAGCGCCTGGGCGCCATTGACCGCTGGAGCCACTTCCGGGACCGCTGGTTTGTGCCCGATGCGCGCGGCGCGCTGGTGTTGCTGGCCCTGTGGCCTGCGGCGCTGCTTTTCCCGGCGGGCGTGCCTTTTGGCCTGGGTCAGGTGCTGGAGCGGCTGGAGGCTGCCGTGGAATTGGCGCTGGAGGACACCCCTTTCCTCGAATGGCTGCCCGCCCGCGAAGCCGTGCTGGAACCCCTGTCGCCCGGCGGCGAGGTGCTGTGCGTGATGCTGGGCCTGCTGGTGCCTTGCCTGCTGGGGTACTGCGTCATCCGCCATGTGGGGCGCCGGGCTGTGTTTGCCTTTGCCGCCCTGGCCGTTGGGGTGGTGGCGACGGCGCTGTCGGCCGCGCTGAGCTGGGGGCCGGTGCATGCCTGGGGCTGGCTGGACGAGCCAGTGCGCGTGGGTGTGTGGGCGGCTGCCGGGGTGGCCGTGTTGTTGCTGATGCTGCCGCGCCGCGCCGGTGCTGCCGTGCTACTGGTGGCGCTGGTATGGCACCTGGGGGTGCTCAACCAGGCGCCGACCAGCGTGTATTTTGCGCAAACTCTGCAGCAGTGGGAGCAGGGACGCTTCATCCGCTTTTATGGCCTGGGGCAATGGCTGGGCTGGCTCTGGCCTTACGTCACGCTGCTGTATGTGCTGGTGCGCGTCTCGCGCCGTGACACCCAAACCTAA
- a CDS encoding glutamine amidotransferase, which translates to MPTSAPRPILIIKTGDTLDTLRPHMGDFEHWIETGLAADTGMGCGNKADPANAHQPPPIQVLDARQASPLPGPETLAGVVITGSHAMVSDREAWSEALVPWLTRLVAHGTPVLGICYGHQLLAHAMGGEVGYHPGGLELGTVPISLTPEAQADPLFAHLPSQWNAQVVHTQSVRALPPGAVRLAGNAHEPHQAYRIGANAWGVQFHPEFSLAAMQGYVQHLAATLPAGHPPPMVQETPQACSLLGRFAQLCGLARH; encoded by the coding sequence ATGCCCACATCTGCCCCTCGCCCGATCCTGATCATCAAGACCGGCGACACCCTCGACACCCTGCGCCCACACATGGGCGACTTTGAGCACTGGATCGAAACCGGGCTGGCCGCAGACACTGGCATGGGTTGCGGCAACAAAGCCGACCCAGCGAACGCACACCAGCCCCCGCCCATACAGGTGCTGGACGCCCGCCAAGCCAGCCCCCTGCCCGGGCCCGAAACGCTGGCCGGGGTCGTCATCACCGGCAGCCACGCCATGGTGTCCGACCGCGAAGCCTGGAGCGAGGCCCTGGTGCCCTGGCTCACCCGCCTCGTGGCCCACGGCACGCCGGTGTTGGGCATTTGCTACGGCCACCAGCTGTTGGCCCACGCGATGGGGGGCGAAGTCGGCTACCACCCTGGCGGGCTGGAGCTGGGCACCGTGCCCATCTCCCTCACGCCCGAGGCCCAGGCCGACCCCCTCTTTGCCCACCTGCCCAGCCAGTGGAACGCCCAGGTGGTGCACACCCAGTCCGTGCGCGCCCTGCCCCCTGGGGCCGTGCGGCTGGCCGGCAACGCACACGAGCCCCACCAGGCCTACCGCATCGGGGCCAACGCCTGGGGCGTGCAGTTCCACCCCGAATTCAGCCTGGCGGCCATGCAAGGCTATGTGCAGCACCTGGCCGCCACCCTGCCCGCCGGGCACCCCCCGCCAATGGTGCAAGAGACGCCCCAGGCCTGCAGCCTGCTGGGCCGGTTTGCACAGTTGTGCGGGCTCGCACGCCACTGA
- a CDS encoding CopD family protein, with protein MLWVKAFHIVFVASWFAGLFYLPRIFVNLAMVAPGSAAERDRLLLMARKLLRFTTLLAVPALALGLWLWLGYGIGRGPGNGWMHAKLTVVALVIGYHHSCAVLLRKLADGSSRRSHVWFRWFNEAPVLLLLIAVVLVVVKPF; from the coding sequence ATGCTCTGGGTAAAAGCCTTTCACATCGTGTTCGTGGCCAGCTGGTTTGCGGGCTTGTTCTATCTGCCGCGCATTTTTGTCAATTTGGCAATGGTGGCGCCCGGCTCGGCCGCCGAGCGTGATCGCCTCTTGTTGATGGCGCGCAAGCTTTTGCGCTTTACCACCCTGCTGGCGGTGCCCGCGTTGGCCCTGGGGCTGTGGCTGTGGCTGGGCTACGGCATCGGGCGGGGCCCCGGCAATGGCTGGATGCACGCCAAGTTGACGGTGGTGGCCTTGGTGATCGGCTACCACCACAGCTGCGCTGTGTTGCTGCGCAAGCTGGCCGATGGCAGCAGCCGCCGCAGCCATGTGTGGTTTCGCTGGTTCAACGAGGCGCCGGTGCTGCTGCTGCTGATCGCCGTGGTGCTGGTGGTGGTCAAGCCTTTCTGA
- a CDS encoding ferredoxin codes for MSEPTPTSTPIPTSTAPGYYQRHIFFCLNERTNGEDSCAHHNAQAGFDRCKAQVKAAGLAGAGKVRVNKAGCLDRCAAGPVAVVYPEGTWYTFVDTSDIDEIVESHLKNGQVVERLLVPPELGR; via the coding sequence ATGAGCGAACCCACCCCCACTTCCACACCCATCCCCACCTCGACCGCGCCTGGTTACTACCAGCGCCACATCTTCTTTTGCCTGAACGAGCGCACCAATGGCGAAGACAGCTGCGCGCACCACAACGCCCAGGCGGGGTTTGACCGCTGCAAGGCCCAGGTCAAGGCTGCAGGCCTGGCGGGCGCGGGCAAGGTGCGGGTGAACAAGGCGGGTTGCCTGGACCGCTGCGCCGCAGGCCCCGTGGCCGTGGTCTACCCCGAGGGCACTTGGTACACCTTTGTGGATACCAGCGACATCGATGAGATCGTGGAATCGCACCTCAAAAACGGGCAGGTGGTCGAGCGCTTGCTGGTGCCGCCCGAGCTGGGGCGTTGA